One genomic region from Arthrobacter pigmenti encodes:
- a CDS encoding DedA family protein has product MRTELSTVAPTQTGNESLLGGVADWAVTMMETIGAPGAGLAIALENLFPPLPSEVILPLAGFTASRGDFSLAEALFWTTAGSVVGAYLLYLLGVLLGRDRMRRLVARVPLVDLEDVDSVEAWFNRHGYKAVFFGRMVPIFRSLVSIPAGIERMPVWKFLGLTLAGSLIWNTIFVLSGYYLGENWHLVEQYADIFQKLVIAAVVLLVAFFVVSKVRKVRRKRQSS; this is encoded by the coding sequence ATGAGAACAGAACTGAGCACCGTGGCGCCCACCCAGACCGGCAATGAATCCCTACTCGGGGGTGTCGCCGACTGGGCTGTCACCATGATGGAAACAATCGGGGCACCGGGCGCGGGACTCGCTATCGCTCTCGAGAACCTCTTCCCGCCGCTGCCCAGTGAAGTGATTCTGCCGCTGGCAGGCTTCACTGCGAGCCGGGGAGATTTTTCCCTCGCTGAGGCGCTGTTCTGGACAACTGCGGGATCAGTCGTGGGCGCCTATCTGCTCTATCTCCTCGGTGTACTGCTGGGACGTGACCGGATGCGCCGGCTTGTGGCCAGGGTGCCGCTGGTGGACCTTGAGGACGTGGACAGTGTAGAGGCCTGGTTCAACCGGCACGGTTACAAGGCCGTGTTCTTTGGCCGAATGGTGCCCATCTTCCGCAGCCTGGTGTCCATCCCGGCCGGCATTGAACGGATGCCGGTCTGGAAGTTCCTTGGCCTCACCCTCGCTGGAAGCCTGATCTGGAACACCATTTTCGTGCTCTCGGGATACTACCTTGGCGAGAACTGGCACTTGGTGGAGCAGTACGCGGACATCTTCCAGAAGCTCGTGATTGCCGCCGTGGTGCTGCTGGTCGCCTTCTTCGTGGTGAGCAAGGTACGGAAGGTTCGGCGTAAGCGCCAGTCGTCATGA
- a CDS encoding exonuclease SbcCD subunit D, translated as MRLLHTSDWHLGRSFHGVGMLEAQQLFVDQLEKTVREEEVDVVLVSGDVYDRALPAVDVVELFDETLERLTVAGARVVVSSGNHDSAVRLGFGGKLIERGGVHLRTRLEDIARPALFQIDGEAELAVYGLPYLEPRMVADQLGCEAPTHTAVTAAALDRVREDLGRRRETRTVHSVVMAHTFTSGGVGSDSERELSMGNLGVVPLEVFSGFDYVALGHLHGRQRLADRIRYSGSPLPYSFSEASHTKGAWLIDLDVSGVTGIREVSWEPPKRLAILKGPIDELLETPVHRYAETAWCHITLTDSERPRQAMERLRVRYPGALVLAFEPAAGNDATRMTYSQRIAQAADDNAVCCGFLEHVRQRKADSAEAALFAEMIDTMRAAESGS; from the coding sequence ATGAGGTTACTCCACACATCCGACTGGCATCTTGGCCGCTCCTTCCATGGTGTCGGCATGCTTGAAGCGCAGCAGCTTTTCGTGGATCAACTGGAGAAGACGGTCCGCGAGGAAGAGGTGGACGTTGTCCTGGTCTCCGGGGATGTCTACGATCGGGCGCTTCCCGCGGTGGATGTAGTGGAGCTGTTCGATGAAACCCTGGAAAGGCTTACGGTGGCCGGCGCCCGGGTGGTGGTGAGCAGCGGTAATCATGACTCCGCGGTCAGACTGGGGTTCGGCGGCAAACTGATCGAACGGGGCGGAGTGCACCTGCGCACCCGGCTCGAGGACATTGCGCGGCCGGCCCTGTTTCAGATTGACGGGGAGGCGGAGCTGGCTGTCTACGGTCTGCCCTACCTGGAACCCCGTATGGTCGCTGATCAGTTGGGCTGCGAAGCTCCCACCCATACCGCGGTAACCGCTGCTGCACTGGACCGTGTTCGGGAGGATCTGGGCAGGCGGCGTGAAACGCGCACGGTGCATTCGGTGGTCATGGCGCACACGTTCACCAGCGGTGGCGTGGGATCGGATAGCGAGCGTGAGCTCAGCATGGGTAATCTCGGGGTTGTCCCACTCGAGGTTTTCAGCGGGTTCGACTACGTGGCGCTCGGGCATCTCCATGGCAGGCAGCGGCTCGCCGACCGCATTCGCTACTCGGGATCTCCTCTGCCTTACTCCTTCTCGGAAGCCAGTCACACCAAGGGGGCTTGGCTCATTGACCTGGATGTGAGCGGGGTGACCGGCATACGGGAGGTCTCCTGGGAGCCGCCGAAGCGGCTGGCCATCCTGAAAGGGCCCATCGATGAACTGCTGGAGACGCCTGTTCACCGGTATGCCGAAACCGCGTGGTGCCACATTACGCTCACCGACTCCGAGCGGCCACGGCAAGCGATGGAACGGTTGCGCGTGCGCTACCCGGGTGCCCTTGTGTTGGCGTTCGAACCCGCTGCCGGCAATGACGCCACCCGGATGACCTACAGCCAGCGCATTGCTCAGGCAGCCGATGACAACGCGGTCTGCTGCGGATTCCTCGAGCATGTTCGTCAGCGGAAGGCCGATTCTGCGGAAGCCGCCCTCTTCGCCGAGATGATCGACACCATGCGCGCAGCAGAGAGCGGTTCATGA
- a CDS encoding AAA family ATPase, giving the protein MRIHRLEIQAFGPFAERQHVDFDALTEQGLFLLNGPTGAGKSSVLDAVCYALYGSVPGARQTAKRLRSDHAPENLMPEVVCEFSAGSRRLEVTRNPAWQRPAKRGKGTTPEQAKTLLRERVEGEWITRSTRNDEAGAELQALLGMNREQFTRVVMLPQGEFAAFLRADAATRAELLQRLFATDRFSTVEQLLADYAASAAAGREKAEGELDAVLARATEEVRRHGLEDDECEDVPGEGGTAENQTGQPNLIILQDRLMSAVQRGRERVADLKVLRDASVEKRSRLEGERRDRTGYQRLLAETESNRKNLLVAAELQKAIENHRRAQVLEGPLQARDQCGEELRLREDSLRSAVTRLRRNELADREVPELTELLSDERLEGLETAYRRIREELAATLAAQPQERELAALHTRIAGAERKVEEHASDAWRCAGTREELEAELAAGTTDLHAAETASARAVGLTSECEEVTGRLALHSKAETAEQSLEHLEDLHRTHTGLFLEAKEHWLEKLRLRLEQAAAELAAGLREGDPCPVCGGEEHPEPATIGDHALVSREEEERARTDQEHAEQRLRETSKARDAAALEAAGLRARVGSLDPEDARETLRGLQQELAETELSASRLPALSAKKLELERRLTELEARRQELVRSEARESSLIAALREQAAALTLRVDAVRAGYSSVEERVAALRQVEEGIGAVCSAISRRDHAQESFATAETALQTRLADSGFVRDQAVRDALLPHGRAAEAERTIREAESTAHRIELELQRPENLSAAALDREGHAVPRIEDIDAAARSEEDALTKLERAVLDVGLLEQSVVQLASYADRVKILEERLEPLRRAHQLAKSVADTARGNGENLYKMSLATYVLAARLEQVADAATERLQQMSDGRYALVHSDAKSGNKKSGLGLHVTDNWTGTSRDTATLSGGESFMASLALALGLADVVQQESGGLDIETLFVDEGFGSLDEQSLEQVMDALENLRDGGRVVGLVSHVPELKQRIPAQLLVLKGRTGSTLRFVDQLQRV; this is encoded by the coding sequence ATGAGAATTCATCGGCTGGAGATTCAGGCGTTCGGTCCCTTCGCCGAGCGGCAGCACGTTGATTTCGACGCCCTCACCGAGCAGGGTTTGTTCCTGCTGAACGGCCCAACCGGGGCAGGAAAGTCCAGCGTGCTCGACGCCGTCTGCTACGCGCTCTACGGTTCGGTGCCGGGTGCCCGGCAGACCGCGAAGAGGCTGCGAAGTGATCATGCCCCTGAGAACCTGATGCCGGAGGTCGTCTGCGAATTTTCTGCCGGTTCAAGGCGGCTGGAAGTCACTCGGAATCCGGCGTGGCAGCGCCCGGCAAAGCGTGGAAAAGGAACTACACCCGAGCAGGCAAAAACACTGCTGCGTGAGCGCGTGGAGGGGGAATGGATCACCCGTTCAACACGGAACGATGAGGCCGGGGCCGAGCTCCAGGCCCTCCTCGGCATGAACCGCGAGCAGTTCACCCGGGTGGTGATGCTGCCCCAGGGGGAGTTCGCAGCCTTCCTACGAGCCGACGCCGCTACGCGGGCTGAGCTTCTGCAGCGGCTCTTCGCCACTGACCGGTTCTCCACGGTGGAGCAGCTGCTTGCAGACTACGCGGCATCGGCGGCTGCAGGCCGGGAGAAGGCGGAGGGGGAGCTGGATGCAGTGCTGGCCAGGGCAACGGAAGAGGTACGGCGCCACGGTTTGGAGGATGACGAGTGTGAGGACGTGCCCGGAGAAGGCGGAACGGCAGAGAACCAGACTGGGCAGCCCAATCTGATCATTCTGCAGGACCGCCTGATGTCCGCTGTACAGCGGGGCCGCGAACGGGTGGCAGACCTGAAAGTCCTGCGGGACGCGTCCGTTGAGAAACGATCCCGGCTGGAAGGTGAACGTCGGGACCGCACGGGGTATCAACGGCTGCTAGCGGAGACGGAAAGTAACCGGAAGAACCTTCTGGTAGCGGCCGAGCTACAGAAGGCGATCGAAAACCACCGTCGCGCGCAGGTCCTCGAAGGGCCACTGCAGGCACGGGACCAGTGCGGGGAGGAACTGCGGCTCCGGGAGGATAGCCTGCGCTCGGCGGTGACGAGGTTGCGCCGGAACGAGCTGGCGGATAGGGAAGTGCCTGAGCTCACGGAGTTACTCAGCGACGAACGCCTCGAGGGACTGGAGACGGCATATAGGCGCATTCGCGAGGAACTGGCGGCCACGCTCGCAGCCCAGCCGCAGGAACGGGAGCTTGCAGCCCTCCATACGCGAATCGCCGGCGCAGAGCGGAAAGTCGAGGAGCATGCCTCCGACGCCTGGCGGTGCGCTGGTACCCGCGAGGAGCTGGAGGCGGAACTCGCAGCGGGCACAACTGACCTCCACGCTGCTGAGACAGCATCCGCTCGCGCCGTCGGTTTGACCTCCGAGTGCGAGGAAGTAACAGGGAGGCTCGCCCTGCACTCCAAGGCAGAGACCGCGGAGCAGTCGTTGGAGCACCTGGAAGACCTGCACAGAACTCACACGGGGCTGTTCCTTGAGGCAAAGGAACACTGGCTCGAGAAATTGCGGCTGCGTTTGGAGCAGGCTGCTGCTGAACTGGCTGCCGGACTCCGGGAAGGGGATCCGTGTCCCGTCTGCGGCGGCGAAGAGCATCCGGAACCTGCGACCATCGGCGACCATGCTTTGGTGAGTCGCGAGGAAGAGGAACGGGCGCGCACAGACCAGGAACACGCCGAACAGCGCCTGCGTGAAACGTCAAAAGCCCGTGATGCCGCTGCGCTTGAGGCGGCGGGCCTTAGAGCACGCGTCGGGTCGCTGGATCCGGAGGACGCGCGGGAAACCCTCCGCGGGCTCCAACAGGAGTTGGCCGAGACGGAACTATCGGCGTCCAGGCTCCCCGCTCTCTCCGCAAAGAAGCTCGAACTTGAAAGGCGGCTTACCGAGCTTGAGGCGCGGCGGCAGGAACTGGTGCGCAGCGAGGCGCGCGAATCGTCCCTCATTGCGGCCCTGCGGGAACAGGCTGCCGCCCTGACTCTACGGGTGGACGCAGTCCGTGCAGGCTATTCGTCGGTCGAGGAACGTGTGGCAGCGCTCAGGCAGGTGGAGGAAGGCATCGGAGCGGTCTGTTCTGCTATCAGCAGGCGGGATCACGCCCAGGAATCCTTTGCCACGGCAGAGACTGCGCTGCAGACACGCCTGGCGGACAGCGGTTTCGTGCGCGACCAGGCGGTGCGGGATGCGCTGCTGCCGCATGGTCGGGCGGCCGAAGCAGAGCGGACAATCAGGGAAGCCGAAAGCACCGCGCATCGGATTGAGCTCGAGCTCCAGCGCCCGGAAAATCTTTCGGCGGCAGCTCTGGATCGTGAGGGTCATGCTGTCCCTCGGATCGAGGACATTGATGCGGCTGCCCGGAGCGAAGAGGACGCGTTAACCAAGCTGGAACGGGCGGTGCTGGACGTTGGTCTGCTTGAACAATCAGTGGTGCAGCTTGCTTCCTACGCTGACCGCGTGAAGATCCTGGAGGAACGGCTCGAGCCCCTGCGCCGAGCGCACCAGCTCGCCAAGTCCGTTGCCGACACCGCGCGCGGCAACGGGGAGAACCTCTACAAGATGAGCCTTGCCACCTACGTGCTCGCGGCCAGGCTTGAGCAGGTTGCAGATGCGGCGACAGAACGCCTGCAGCAGATGTCGGACGGCCGGTACGCGCTCGTGCACAGCGACGCCAAATCGGGGAACAAAAAGTCCGGGCTTGGCCTCCACGTCACTGATAACTGGACGGGGACGAGCCGCGACACCGCCACCCTGTCCGGGGGTGAGTCATTCATGGCGTCGCTGGCGCTCGCACTGGGGTTGGCCGATGTCGTGCAGCAGGAGTCCGGGGGCCTGGACATTGAAACACTCTTTGTCGATGAAGGATTCGGCAGTCTGGATGAGCAGTCGCTGGAACAGGTAATGGACGCGCTCGAGAACCTGCGCGACGGCGGGAGAGTGGTTGGACTCGTGAGCCATGTTCCCGAACTCAAACAGAGAATTCCCGCGCAACTACTTGTGCTGAAAGGGCGGACCGGCTCCACCCTTCGCTTCGTGGATCAATTGCAGCGGGTGTAA
- a CDS encoding MIP/aquaporin family protein codes for MQEARSEAHVTSAARDETKPGLLTGSLIEALGAFFIVLAGFGVTMLNPQGGFGPGFAFGLAFLVVIAAFGRLSGGYFNPALTLGLAMAGKTPWRAVLPFIVAQTVGALAAASFFWLIFTTHPQEIQIAGLFSTAANGYAENSANAFPLASILLVEVVATALLTAVVLGSTGRLASRAAAPFAIGLSYAVLLTALAPLDNGGLNPARSLAAAVFAEPLALQQVWLFWVAPLLGALIAGLLYRSVELGQRVSAEKTHDDGGARDDVEPDTHPAAPAVAGSAVAAAASHHEGHNAPAKRDGETGTDEARTFFEDSSPEDPAQPNGNDNDDNDAGQTRHSQG; via the coding sequence ATGCAAGAAGCAAGGTCCGAAGCCCATGTCACCAGTGCAGCGCGCGATGAGACGAAGCCCGGCCTGCTGACAGGCTCGCTGATCGAGGCGCTCGGGGCATTCTTCATTGTTCTGGCGGGTTTTGGCGTCACAATGCTCAACCCCCAGGGAGGATTCGGTCCAGGTTTCGCCTTTGGACTTGCGTTCCTTGTTGTCATTGCAGCGTTCGGCCGTCTGTCCGGGGGGTACTTCAACCCGGCTCTGACGCTGGGCCTCGCCATGGCGGGCAAGACCCCGTGGCGTGCAGTCCTGCCTTTCATTGTTGCGCAGACGGTTGGCGCACTCGCGGCGGCAAGCTTCTTCTGGCTGATTTTCACGACCCACCCGCAGGAGATCCAGATCGCCGGGCTGTTCTCGACCGCGGCGAACGGCTATGCGGAGAACTCGGCGAACGCATTCCCCTTGGCAAGCATCCTCCTCGTTGAGGTGGTTGCCACTGCTCTGCTGACGGCGGTGGTGCTTGGCTCCACCGGGCGGCTGGCTAGCCGTGCTGCCGCACCCTTTGCGATCGGCCTCTCCTACGCGGTACTTCTTACCGCACTGGCACCCCTCGACAATGGCGGGCTGAACCCGGCGCGATCGCTCGCGGCAGCCGTGTTCGCTGAACCGTTGGCACTGCAGCAGGTGTGGCTTTTCTGGGTTGCGCCGCTGCTTGGTGCGCTCATTGCCGGGCTGCTGTACCGGAGCGTCGAATTGGGACAGCGGGTCAGCGCTGAAAAGACCCACGACGACGGCGGCGCACGCGACGACGTCGAACCCGACACCCACCCGGCCGCTCCGGCAGTGGCTGGGTCAGCCGTTGCGGCGGCTGCTTCCCACCACGAGGGGCACAACGCTCCGGCGAAGCGCGACGGTGAGACGGGCACGGACGAAGCCCGCACGTTCTTCGAGGACTCCTCCCCTGAGGATCCGGCGCAACCGAACGGAAACGACAACGACGACAACGACGCCGGCCAAACCCGCCACAGCCAGGGCTAG
- a CDS encoding ATP-binding cassette domain-containing protein: MSTIIDIQGVTKRYRKFEALQDVTLALEPNRIYGLLGRNGAGKTTLMSILTAQGFATSGQVRVFGEDPYENERVLSRICFIRESQKYPDSFNATHAFKSAALFFPNWSQELADRLVEDFQLPMRRTIKKLSRGQLSAVGVIIGLASRAELTFFDEPYLGLDAVARQLFYDRLVEDYSAHPRTVILSSHLIDEVANLLEHVIVIDQGRILMNDDAEAIRGSAFTIVGSAEKVTDFLGAKEVVHTDRFASLASVTALGTLTQEEIRTAADLGLELAPVSLQQLIVRKTLAASTAPSTTADAHFSEVTQ; this comes from the coding sequence GTGAGCACCATCATCGACATCCAGGGCGTCACCAAGCGGTACCGGAAATTCGAAGCGCTGCAGGACGTGACTCTCGCGCTCGAGCCCAACCGTATTTATGGCCTTCTGGGGCGCAACGGTGCGGGAAAGACAACGCTCATGTCGATTCTGACCGCGCAAGGTTTCGCCACGTCAGGACAGGTACGGGTTTTCGGTGAGGATCCCTACGAGAACGAGCGCGTCCTCAGCCGGATCTGCTTCATCCGTGAATCGCAGAAGTACCCGGATTCCTTCAATGCGACTCACGCATTCAAGTCGGCGGCACTGTTCTTCCCGAACTGGAGCCAGGAGCTTGCGGACCGGCTGGTGGAAGATTTCCAGCTGCCGATGCGGCGCACCATCAAAAAACTCTCCCGAGGCCAGCTGTCCGCTGTCGGCGTCATCATCGGCCTTGCCTCGCGTGCCGAGCTGACCTTCTTCGACGAGCCGTACCTTGGCCTGGACGCGGTGGCCCGCCAACTCTTCTACGACCGGCTTGTGGAGGACTACTCCGCACATCCCCGCACAGTGATTCTTTCCTCCCACCTGATCGACGAGGTAGCGAACCTTCTCGAACACGTGATCGTGATCGACCAGGGGCGCATCCTTATGAATGACGACGCCGAAGCCATCCGCGGCTCAGCCTTCACCATCGTGGGCTCCGCCGAGAAGGTCACGGACTTCCTCGGGGCAAAGGAGGTGGTCCACACCGACAGGTTTGCTTCTCTTGCTTCGGTCACGGCACTCGGCACGCTGACGCAGGAGGAAATCCGGACTGCCGCCGACCTGGGGCTGGAGCTCGCCCCGGTCTCGCTCCAGCAACTCATCGTCCGCAAAACCCTGGCCGCCTCCACCGCGCCCAGCACGACGGCGGACGCCCACTTTTCGGAGGTAACCCAATGA
- a CDS encoding exonuclease domain-containing protein codes for MGIEFTAIDFETANGFRGSPCAVGLSKVRDGKIVEEAHWLMRPPEGHDRFDSRNVAIHGITADMVANRPRFGELFPEIGAFIGNDVLVAHNAAFDLGVIRSALEVSDQAGPAYDYACTVLLSRRSYFLVSYSLPYVAEAAGVPLVNHHDAVEDARACAGIMVDIARRAESASVEELVTGHRLRMSRLEAYEPGVSEISKATLTALQRGPGSGWAGWPEEGLNPPPNPAADPAHPLFGQTVVFTGDLGISRPQAKQRAAVLGASPASSVTRRTTVLVVGNGFVASDLRSGKVTGKARRVMELHNRGQNIEVLSEAEFLQMTGGRWPANSQ; via the coding sequence GTGGGAATTGAGTTCACGGCGATCGACTTCGAGACGGCAAACGGGTTTCGCGGATCGCCGTGCGCCGTTGGGCTCAGTAAAGTCCGCGACGGGAAGATTGTCGAAGAAGCACACTGGCTGATGCGGCCGCCCGAGGGACATGATCGCTTCGATTCCCGCAACGTTGCAATCCACGGGATCACAGCGGATATGGTTGCGAACCGACCCCGCTTTGGAGAGCTTTTCCCGGAGATCGGGGCATTCATCGGTAACGACGTGCTGGTGGCGCACAACGCCGCATTTGACCTCGGGGTCATTCGGTCAGCGCTTGAGGTATCCGACCAGGCCGGGCCCGCGTACGACTACGCATGCACCGTCCTGCTTTCGCGGCGCAGCTACTTCCTCGTCTCCTACTCCCTTCCGTACGTGGCCGAGGCTGCGGGCGTGCCGCTCGTGAATCATCACGACGCCGTGGAGGACGCCCGCGCCTGCGCCGGCATCATGGTGGACATTGCCCGACGCGCGGAATCCGCCTCCGTTGAGGAGCTGGTCACGGGTCACCGGCTGCGGATGTCCCGGCTGGAGGCCTATGAACCGGGCGTATCGGAAATTTCGAAGGCTACCCTGACGGCGTTGCAGCGCGGACCCGGAAGCGGCTGGGCGGGATGGCCGGAGGAGGGACTGAATCCTCCACCCAACCCGGCGGCGGATCCGGCGCACCCGCTGTTCGGCCAGACGGTGGTCTTCACCGGCGACCTTGGCATCTCGCGGCCCCAGGCAAAGCAGCGGGCGGCTGTGCTCGGCGCTTCGCCGGCGAGTTCCGTAACCCGCAGGACCACGGTGCTGGTGGTCGGCAACGGCTTTGTAGCATCGGACCTGCGGAGCGGCAAGGTGACCGGCAAGGCCCGCCGGGTGATGGAGCTGCACAACCGTGGGCAGAACATCGAAGTGCTCTCCGAAGCCGAATTCCTGCAGATGACCGGCGGACGCTGGCCTGCGAATAGCCAGTAG
- a CDS encoding GNAT family N-acetyltransferase has product MSLGDVWPLFDLELRTPRLRLAPVRDEQLPEVVDAVLAGIHDPSVMPFSVPWTEAPREQLIRETAKHQWRQRCTVEPGNWTLNFAVEFEGRVVGMQDVSARDFALLRTVNSGSWLTQSAQGQGLGKEMRAAVVLFAFDYLKATAALSEAADWNVASLGVSKSLGYRANGVSDVVDRPGKVTRLVHIRVEEEFLKRPEWSLQVSGFEPVKALLTGE; this is encoded by the coding sequence ATGTCCTTGGGCGATGTGTGGCCGCTCTTCGATCTGGAGCTTCGTACACCGCGGCTTCGGCTGGCGCCTGTCCGTGATGAACAGTTGCCGGAGGTTGTCGACGCCGTACTGGCCGGGATCCACGACCCGTCCGTCATGCCGTTCAGCGTGCCGTGGACCGAAGCGCCGCGCGAGCAGCTGATACGCGAGACCGCCAAGCATCAGTGGCGCCAGCGGTGCACCGTTGAGCCCGGGAACTGGACGCTCAACTTCGCCGTGGAGTTCGAGGGCCGGGTGGTGGGCATGCAGGACGTTTCTGCACGGGACTTCGCGTTGCTGAGGACCGTGAACAGCGGTTCATGGCTTACCCAGAGCGCACAGGGGCAGGGGCTCGGCAAGGAAATGCGTGCCGCCGTCGTGCTATTCGCTTTCGATTACCTGAAAGCGACGGCCGCGCTGTCCGAGGCGGCCGACTGGAACGTCGCGTCGCTGGGAGTGTCGAAGAGTCTCGGCTACCGCGCGAACGGCGTGTCCGACGTCGTCGACCGCCCCGGCAAAGTGACCCGGCTGGTGCACATCCGCGTTGAGGAGGAGTTCCTCAAGCGGCCGGAGTGGAGCCTTCAGGTGAGTGGTTTCGAGCCGGTGAAGGCACTGCTCACCGGCGAGTAG
- the rdgB gene encoding RdgB/HAM1 family non-canonical purine NTP pyrophosphatase, producing MPEARLVLATRNAGKLRELRALLRDQVPGLDVDTQVIDAVAAGAPDVVAAGAPDVVESGVTFEENALLKAHAVAASTGIPAVADDSGLAVDVLGGAPGIFSARWSGRHGDDGANLRLLLGQLSDVPADRRAARFVCAAALALPGGAETVTRGELRGTLLAAPRGDGGFGYDPILQPEGLDRSCAELSADEKNSISHRSKAFRELLPALVEVLR from the coding sequence GTGCCTGAGGCAAGGCTCGTCCTGGCTACGCGAAACGCCGGCAAGCTGCGTGAACTGCGGGCGTTGCTGCGTGATCAGGTACCGGGTCTCGACGTCGACACCCAGGTGATCGACGCCGTCGCGGCCGGGGCGCCCGACGTCGTCGCGGCCGGGGCGCCCGACGTCGTCGAAAGCGGTGTGACCTTCGAGGAGAACGCGCTCCTCAAAGCCCACGCTGTGGCCGCTTCCACAGGTATCCCGGCGGTGGCGGATGATTCCGGCCTCGCGGTCGATGTGCTGGGCGGTGCGCCGGGAATCTTCTCTGCCCGCTGGTCCGGCAGGCACGGCGACGACGGCGCGAACCTGCGCCTGCTGCTGGGCCAGCTCAGCGACGTACCGGCCGATCGGCGGGCGGCGCGGTTTGTTTGTGCCGCCGCGCTCGCGCTGCCGGGCGGCGCCGAAACTGTGACCCGTGGTGAGCTGCGCGGGACGCTCCTTGCTGCTCCGCGCGGGGACGGTGGCTTCGGGTACGATCCCATTCTTCAGCCGGAGGGGCTGGACCGCAGCTGCGCCGAACTTTCGGCTGACGAAAAGAACTCGATCAGTCACCGCTCGAAGGCTTTCAGGGAATTACTGCCCGCCCTCGTGGAGGTTCTCCGCTGA
- a CDS encoding GntR family transcriptional regulator, which yields MRYISAQTAVGVMLIDEGRPIFLQIAERIESDIIDGTLAEESQVPSTNEFAAFYRINPATAAKGVNRLVDDGILYKQRGIGMFVSAGARAVLMQRRREQFFDQYVQPLAREARKLGIEPAELADMIRQGEHATLGGTQ from the coding sequence ATGCGGTACATATCCGCGCAGACAGCGGTGGGCGTCATGTTGATCGATGAGGGCCGTCCGATCTTCCTGCAGATAGCGGAACGGATTGAGAGCGACATCATCGACGGCACACTGGCCGAAGAGTCCCAGGTGCCATCCACTAACGAATTTGCCGCCTTCTACCGCATCAATCCAGCCACCGCCGCCAAGGGCGTCAACCGGCTCGTCGATGACGGGATTCTCTATAAGCAACGAGGAATCGGGATGTTTGTTTCAGCAGGAGCGCGCGCGGTGTTGATGCAGCGCAGGCGCGAGCAGTTCTTTGACCAGTACGTTCAGCCGCTCGCCCGCGAAGCGCGAAAACTCGGGATTGAGCCGGCCGAGTTGGCTGACATGATTCGACAGGGCGAGCACGCCACTCTAGGGGGAACACAGTGA
- a CDS encoding ADP-ribosylglycohydrolase family protein, with amino-acid sequence MTQPPELRSRIAGSLLGGALAEASTATSGRSFADATQLALYTVDGLTEALEWANDGVAADETACLWLAYLRWLRTQGEAPPSSAPAPPSRWLDQQEVMRQRRNPDPTNLSSLAGGQMGSRQRPLASADDGPGALQRSAPFGLLPNVPAAMMERLALDAAAITHGHPDAQHPSAVLAGLVHEIAIRKQPLPDAVRTVAAQAEALGAGSLATDLRALVTDTGSDDLEPPGQNASQTLCTAIRLALTTAHDDGAASFSALLTTAAASGESSRVAAALAGNIVGAVHGIDALPQGAIDTLEGADVVVEMASRLAASIGA; translated from the coding sequence GTGACACAGCCTCCTGAACTCCGCAGCCGAATCGCCGGATCGCTCCTCGGCGGCGCCCTCGCTGAAGCCTCCACCGCGACCTCGGGCCGTTCCTTCGCCGATGCAACGCAGCTGGCCCTCTATACCGTCGACGGCCTGACCGAGGCCCTCGAGTGGGCTAACGACGGCGTTGCCGCGGACGAGACCGCCTGCCTCTGGCTCGCCTACCTGCGCTGGCTTCGCACCCAGGGCGAGGCGCCGCCGTCGTCCGCTCCGGCCCCTCCTTCCCGTTGGCTCGATCAACAGGAGGTCATGCGGCAACGCCGGAATCCCGACCCTACGAACCTGAGTTCGCTTGCCGGAGGGCAGATGGGAAGCCGTCAGCGTCCGCTGGCATCCGCCGACGACGGCCCCGGTGCGCTCCAGCGGTCCGCACCCTTCGGTCTGCTTCCCAACGTTCCGGCGGCGATGATGGAGCGCCTCGCCCTGGACGCAGCCGCTATCACCCACGGTCACCCGGATGCGCAGCACCCGTCCGCCGTCCTCGCCGGGCTGGTGCATGAGATCGCGATCCGGAAACAACCGCTACCGGACGCCGTGCGAACTGTCGCCGCACAGGCCGAAGCACTGGGTGCCGGAAGCCTCGCTACGGATCTGCGGGCGCTGGTGACTGATACTGGCAGCGACGACTTGGAACCGCCCGGCCAGAACGCTTCACAGACCCTCTGCACCGCCATTCGGCTTGCGCTGACAACAGCCCACGACGACGGCGCCGCTTCCTTCAGCGCGCTCCTCACCACCGCAGCCGCGAGTGGTGAAAGCTCGAGAGTCGCCGCCGCACTGGCCGGCAACATCGTCGGGGCAGTACACGGCATTGACGCACTCCCCCAGGGTGCGATCGACACGTTGGAGGGAGCCGACGTCGTCGTGGAAATGGCGAGCAGGCTCGCCGCGTCAATCGGCGCCTGA